The genomic window CCCACCAACCACCTCGACGCCGAGTCGGTGAACTGGCTGGAGCAGCACCTCTCGAAGTACGCGGGCGCCGTCGTCGCCGTGACGCACGACCGGTACTTCCTGAACAACGTCGCCGAGTGGATCCTCGAGCTCGACCGCGGCCGCGCACTGCCCTACGAGGGCAACTACTCCACGTACCTGGAGAAGAAGGCCACCCGCCTCAAGGTCGAGGGCCGCAAGGACGAGAAGCGTCAGAAGCGGCTCAAGGAAGAGCTTGAGTGGGTCCGCTCCAACGCCAAGGGCCGCCAGACCAAGTCCAAGGCACGTCTCGCCCGTTACGAGGAGATGGCGGCCGAGGCGGACAAGATGCGGAAGCTGGACTTCGAGGAGATCCAGATTCCGCCGGGCCCGCGGCTCGGTTCCATCGTCGTCGAGGTCGAGAACCTGTCGAAGGCCTTCGGCGACAAGGTCCTCATCGACGACCTGTCGTTCACGCTGCCGCGCAACGGCATCGTCGGCATCATCGGTCCGAACGGTGCGGGCAAGACCACGCTGTTCAAGATGATCCAGGGCCTGGAGACGCCGGACTCCGGCGCCATCAAGGTCGGCGACACGGTCAAGATCTCCTACGTCGACCAGTCCCGCGCCAACATCGACCCGAAGAAGACCCTCTGGGCCGTCGTGTCGGACGAGCTGGACTACATCAACGTCGGCAACGTCGAGATGCCCTCGCGGGCGTACGTCTCGGCCTTCGGCTTCAAGGGTCCGGACCAGCAGAAGCCGGCCGGTGTCCTCTCCGGTGGTGAGCGCAACCGCCTGAACCTGGCGCTGACGCTCAAGGAGGGCGGCAACCTGCTGCTCCTCGACGAGCCCACCAACGACCTCGACGTGGAGACCCTGTCCTCGCTCGAGAACGCGCTGCTGGAGTTCCCCGGAGCAGCGGTGGTCATCTCCCACGACCGCTGGTTCCTGGACCGCGTCGCCACGCACATCCTGGCGTACGAGGGCGACTCCAAGTGGTACTGGTTCGAGGGCAACTTCGAGTCGTACGAGAAGAACAAGGTCGAGCGCCTCGGTGCGGACGCGGCCCGCCCGCACCGTGCCACGTACAAGAAGCTCACGCGAGGCTGATCGACTTGGCCCGTCACATCTACAGCTGCCCGCTGCGCTGGTCGGACATGGATGCCTTCGGCCACGTGAACAACGTGGTCTTCCTCCGCTACCTGGAGGAGGCGCGCATCGACTTCATGTTCCGGCTGGCGCCGGGGGACGGTTCGCCGTCCTTCTCGGGCGGCTCCGTCGTGGCCCGGCACGAGATCGACTACGTGCGCCCGCTGGTCCACCGGCACGCGCCGGTGACCATCGAGTCCTGGGTCACGAAGATAACCGCCGCGTCGCTCACCATCGCCTACGAGGTGAAGGACCCGGACCAGGTCTACGTACGGGCGTCGACGGTCGTCGTGCCGTACAACCTGGCGGAGGAGCGGCCGCGGCGGATCACGGCCGAGGAGAAGCACTTCCTGCAGGAGTACCTCGACCAGGAGCCCGCCGTCGTATGACAGTGCCTGTACGGTCGCTGCGGTTCGCCGACGCGAGGGAGGCGGCGGACCTCGCCGCCTTCCTCGGAAGGCTGCTGCACTACGACCGGGCCGCCGCCGTCCGCCTCCAGGCGGGCGGCGGCGCGCTCGCGGTCTTCGGCCGGCCGCCGTCGTTCGAGGTCCTCGCGATCCGTACGGTCCGGCTGTCCGGGACGCACGACTTCGACGTCACCGTGTCGGCAGGGGAACTCCTCGAAGCGCTGGACACGGGCGGGGCGGACGACGGTGCCGCCGGTGTCGGCTCCCTGCCGGTGCCCGTGACCGGGCCGCCCTGGGCCGGGGTGCTGCCGCCGCGTGGCGGCTGGCGGGAGCGCACCGGGCTGCCCGGGCCGGTCGACCTGCGCACCGCGCTCGCCGACGCCGTGGCCGAGTTCCGGTCACGCGACGCGGCGCTTCCGGAGGAGCGGCGCACCAGGACGGAGCGCGACCTCATCGGCCGCGACATCTGGTCCCGGACGGTCGGGGAGACGGAGCTCCCGCTGCGTGCCGTGCACGCCGCCCAGTCGCTCGGTTTCCTGCGCGCGGCGGCGGGCTTCCCCGTCGCGCTGCTCACCACCGGTTCGTGGATGCGGCTGCGCACACCGTACGGCTCGATCGCCGTGCGGGGCACGGGCGGTGGCCTCGGCACCCTCGCCGTGACCGTCGGGACGGTCTGAGCCCTCCCTCCCGCCCCCGGGCCTACTCCTTCGGCGCGTCCGGCCACACCCCGATGTGGTCCCGCTCCAGTTCGAGCATCACCCGGTGCTCCATCCCCAGCGCCTCGGTGTAGTCCGCCGGGAGCTGCAGCCGGCCCGCCCGGTCGAGCATCGCGTACTCCCGTGCCACCTGGGACTCCTGCCCCGTCGCGGCATCCACCTCGGTGCGCCGGAGGACCTCGGACGACGTGCGGCCGTCCCGGATCGCGACCGTGCGGCGTACCTCGCTCGCCACGGCCTGGTCGTGGGTCACGATCACGATCGTCGTACCGAGTTCCTCGTTGGCCCGGCGGAACGCGGCGAACACCTGCTCGCCCGTCGCCGAGTCCAGCTCACCGGTCGGTTCGTCGGCGAGCAGCACCGAGGGGTTGTTGGCCAGGGCCACCGCGATCGCCACCCGCTGCTGCTGCCCGCCGGACATCTGGGCGGGGCGGCGGTCCCGGCAGTCCGCGACCTCCAGCATCTCCAGCAACGACTCGGCGCGCGCGGCCCGTTCGCGGTTCCGGCCGCCCCCGCGCAGCTGCATCGGGAGCGTGATGTTCTGGGCGGCGGTCAGATACGACAGCAGATTGCGGGAGGTCTGCTGCCAGACGAAGCCGACGACGTCGCGCCGGTAGCGCAGCCGTTCCTTCGGCCCCATCGAGAGCAGATCGCAGCCCGCCACCTTCGCCGATCCCGCGGTGGGGACGTCCAGGCCGGCCAGAATGTTCATCAGGGTCGACTTGCCGCTCCCCGAGGCCCCGACCAGCGCCATCAACTCGCCCTTGGTGACCAGCAGATCGAGTCCCTGGAGCGCCTGCACCTCCACCCCGTCCGCGGAGAAGATGCGGACCAGCCGGTCGCAGGCGATCAGGGAGTCGTGTCCGTACGACGGCCGGTCACGGCGCGCCGCCGCCCGCTGTTCCAGTTCCGCCAGGGTGGTCTCTGTCGACGATGTCACCGGGTGTCTCCTGCCCTGAGTTCCTTGATCGATCCGCGGCGGCTCGCCCACCACGCCTGGACGCCGGCCACGGCGCCGGCGAGGACGACCACGCCCAGCGCCGGGAGCGCCAGTGAGCGCGGGTCCGCCCGCAGCGAGACGGCGTGCGCCTCTCCAGGAGCCCCGCCCGCCAGCGCCAGCGCCGCCAGGTCGATGCCCGGTGCCAGCAGGGCGATGGTCGCCCAGCCGACGAGGAGCCCGCCGAACGCGGCCAGCAGCGCCTGCGGCATCGCCTCGAACGCGAGCAGCCGCCGGCCCTGCCGGGTGGTGAGCCCCATGGTGCGCAGCCGGGCCAGGAGCGTGGTGCGTTCCGGCGCGGTCTGCAGCAGGGAGAGAAGCACGGCGAGCAGCGCGTATCCGGCGCCCGCCGCGACAGCCGCCCCGTAGATCTGTTCGGCGCCCGCCTGCATCGGGGTGTCCACGAACACCCCGCGCTCGACGGCCCGTATCCGTACCGCGTACTCCGGACCCGCCGCGCGCGCCGCCGCCCGCAGCTGGGCCTGATCGAGAGAGGACCCGGTGACCAGCAGGGTGGTGGGCCTGCCCATGGCGGGCGCCGCCGAGTCGACGATCAGGAACTCGGAGTCGCTGACCGCGGACGTCCGGGGGAGGACGGCGGCCACCCGCACGCTGATGTCCCCGGCCTGGGACCGGACGGTGTGCGGCCGGTCCCCGAGCCGCCGGGCGAGTGCGGGCGAGGCCACCGCGGGGAGCGCCTCGTCCCTGCCCCGGCCGCCGCCCGACAGCGCGTCCGTGGGGAAGGCGGGCAGCCCGGTGTCGCGGGCCAGCCGTGCGTAGGAGCCGGGCTCGACACCGATCAGGGTCACGCGCTTCGTGTCCGACCTGACGTCCGCGGACGCCGCCAGCGGGGTCGTGTACTCGATGCGGACGGCCGCGACGCCCTCGGCGCCGTCCACCGCCCGCACCCGGCGCACGACCGCGTCCGGGACCGGCTTGAGCGCTCCCTCACCGCTGATCCTCGCGTCCGCGCCGACCGCCCGCAGCGCGGCGGCGTCACGCGCGTCGGCGACGCCGGCGAGGACCGAGCCGCCGAAGGCCGCCGTGGTCAGCGCGACCAGGAGGGCCAGCAGGGGCAGGGTTCCGCTCGACGAGGCGCGGCCGGCGCGGGCCAAGGACAGGAAGCCGACCGCACCGCGCAGCCGCGCCACGGGGCGGGACGCCAGCCGCAGCGGCAGGGGGTACAGGCGTACCAGCACGAGGGCCGCGATCAGGCCCACCAGGACCGGGGCGGCACTGATCAGGAGGTCGGTCCCCGACCCCGTCGACGTACCCCGGCGGCGCAGCGCGGCGACCGCGCCGACCGTCAGGACGAGCAGGGTCAGCTCGGCGACCGTGCGCCGTCGCGAGGGCCGGGCGTTCACCATGTCGTCGCGCGCCCCGTGGAGCAGCGGCCTGCGGTGCTGCAGCGTGGTGCGGAGCGGCAGCACCACACAGACCAGCGCCGCGACGGCGCAGGCTCCCACCGCGGCGGGCAGGAACCGTGCCTCCGGGACGAGCAGCACGGCAAGGAGAAGTCCGAGTGCCGCCGCCGGCAGCACGGTCACGGAGGTCTCGGCGAGCAGCCGCCCGCCGATGCCCCGCAGCGACCCGCCGCGCGAGCGCAGCAGGGCGAGTTCGTGGTGACGTCGGGCCCCGATCAGCCCACCGGTCATCAGCAGGACGACGGCGGCCACCGCGCCGATCCCGATCGCGGCGACCGTGACGACGGAGTCGATCGCGGCACGCATCGCCAGGTGGGCGCCGG from Streptomyces sp. NBC_01341 includes these protein-coding regions:
- a CDS encoding acyl-CoA thioesterase → MARHIYSCPLRWSDMDAFGHVNNVVFLRYLEEARIDFMFRLAPGDGSPSFSGGSVVARHEIDYVRPLVHRHAPVTIESWVTKITAASLTIAYEVKDPDQVYVRASTVVVPYNLAEERPRRITAEEKHFLQEYLDQEPAVV
- a CDS encoding ABC transporter ATP-binding protein, coding for MTSSTETTLAELEQRAAARRDRPSYGHDSLIACDRLVRIFSADGVEVQALQGLDLLVTKGELMALVGASGSGKSTLMNILAGLDVPTAGSAKVAGCDLLSMGPKERLRYRRDVVGFVWQQTSRNLLSYLTAAQNITLPMQLRGGGRNRERAARAESLLEMLEVADCRDRRPAQMSGGQQQRVAIAVALANNPSVLLADEPTGELDSATGEQVFAAFRRANEELGTTIVIVTHDQAVASEVRRTVAIRDGRTSSEVLRRTEVDAATGQESQVAREYAMLDRAGRLQLPADYTEALGMEHRVMLELERDHIGVWPDAPKE
- a CDS encoding FtsX-like permease family protein — its product is MNAKKIQAACAPWVRTRLRTAPGISAALAVLVLLTAFLAAAFPRAVDAYETKALRHDITDAQPGQSVLEVTTPPPALGQAPSVRERAMREDALSEADRALARTFPAPLRADVPRSSYGVHTTTPVVAQEPWLPRPDAVPPQFTYAAPSALPEHSTLRSGRWPAVHGEVTQESREVEAAVTTETAAELRMKPGSTISVPTTRGTPLTVRITGIVTPLRPKSGYWAVDPLLRAPSLVRDPGSPTPVFYWRATLLLPSDAAPALLATMSEPELYWRFAPDASDLTAADASRLGTSVAVMENGPGLLKLRDIAGPNTTLTTDLDAIAGAHLAMRAAIDSVVTVAAIGIGAVAAVVLLMTGGLIGARRHHELALLRSRGGSLRGIGGRLLAETSVTVLPAAALGLLLAVLLVPEARFLPAAVGACAVAALVCVVLPLRTTLQHRRPLLHGARDDMVNARPSRRRTVAELTLLVLTVGAVAALRRRGTSTGSGTDLLISAAPVLVGLIAALVLVRLYPLPLRLASRPVARLRGAVGFLSLARAGRASSSGTLPLLALLVALTTAAFGGSVLAGVADARDAAALRAVGADARISGEGALKPVPDAVVRRVRAVDGAEGVAAVRIEYTTPLAASADVRSDTKRVTLIGVEPGSYARLARDTGLPAFPTDALSGGGRGRDEALPAVASPALARRLGDRPHTVRSQAGDISVRVAAVLPRTSAVSDSEFLIVDSAAPAMGRPTTLLVTGSSLDQAQLRAAARAAGPEYAVRIRAVERGVFVDTPMQAGAEQIYGAAVAAGAGYALLAVLLSLLQTAPERTTLLARLRTMGLTTRQGRRLLAFEAMPQALLAAFGGLLVGWATIALLAPGIDLAALALAGGAPGEAHAVSLRADPRSLALPALGVVVLAGAVAGVQAWWASRRGSIKELRAGDTR
- the ettA gene encoding energy-dependent translational throttle protein EttA, giving the protein MAEFIYTMRKTRKAHGDKVILDDVTLNFLPGAKIGVVGPNGAGKSTVLKIMAGLEQPSNGEAYLSPGFSVGILMQEPKLDESKTVLENVQDGAAEIMGKLKRFNEVAELMATDYSDALMDEMGKLQEDLDHANAWDLDAQLEQAMDALGCPPGDWPVNNLSGGEKRRVALCKLLIEAPDLLLLDEPTNHLDAESVNWLEQHLSKYAGAVVAVTHDRYFLNNVAEWILELDRGRALPYEGNYSTYLEKKATRLKVEGRKDEKRQKRLKEELEWVRSNAKGRQTKSKARLARYEEMAAEADKMRKLDFEEIQIPPGPRLGSIVVEVENLSKAFGDKVLIDDLSFTLPRNGIVGIIGPNGAGKTTLFKMIQGLETPDSGAIKVGDTVKISYVDQSRANIDPKKTLWAVVSDELDYINVGNVEMPSRAYVSAFGFKGPDQQKPAGVLSGGERNRLNLALTLKEGGNLLLLDEPTNDLDVETLSSLENALLEFPGAAVVISHDRWFLDRVATHILAYEGDSKWYWFEGNFESYEKNKVERLGADAARPHRATYKKLTRG